In the genome of Croceimicrobium hydrocarbonivorans, one region contains:
- the ccsA gene encoding cytochrome c biogenesis protein encodes MQKILDLLFGRRAALVYILLFAAAVGVATFVENDYGTDSAQKVIYQSTWFELLLFLFSGAIVKNVLDFRLIQRKMWAVLTFHLAILVILLGAGITRFSGFEGMMHIREGEQSNQYLSTEGYLKLRFTKDNREYLIEEPVLWSSLGSNDFSETYQLNNEKVNLRVKEVYINPEYEMEAADQGEPIIKVVFGSDAGRNEYYLHYNSQRRLGGVPFYFGPGIMPNHFNIDLDSEGRAMVTSAEAYSYMRMADRSMHDVPADTATELALRSLYRWGGSAFVFGDYQKSARLKRSEGSLKIQSSSTIGILLEVQKGEQVEEVYIEGFKGYPGKAEMVDLGSMQLALSYGSKVRELPFSIKLYDFQMERYPGTNSPASYASEVQVLDPRGGKEFDFRIYMNHILNYGGYRFFQSSYDRDETGTYLSVNHDFWGTWITYLGYTLLTIGMLWSLVARNTRFAQLSKQIRELRARRSATLVLILATAFGMQAQTELESELHAVSKEHASVFSTVLVQDINGRMKPMHTLSREVLRKLTGKESYRGLDADQVLLSVWANNQEWYGEPMIKLPFHPRFAEMGFTEKLQAYKAFFNTDGSYKLADEVQKANSVIDKEKGTWEKALLKLDEKINIFNMMLSGYLLRIVPLEGDINNTWVSDYSHGEQSSIVADKLFPAYLAALNNGMQSGDYKVANTIISELMKYQNAQDPEILPSNTQRKLEIFLNELKVFNRLALVYTLLGLAFLLLLFLQVFRPKNSFSKLHLVLLILMFAAFFFHTLGLGLRWYVSGRAPWSNGYESMIYIAWTGTLAGLIFSRKSSGALAATNVLSGVVLLIAMLSYLNPEITPLVPVLRSYWLTIHVSLEAGSYGFLMLGALIGVINLLLMIFLNQENKKRVRDIVSEMTKLSEMTLIGGLFMLSIGTYLGGVWANESWGRYWGWDAKETWALVSILVYAFILHMRFLPGLKSHFAFNFATLFGLASIIMTYYGVNYYLSGLHSYAAGDPVPVPAWVYYSIASLVLISALAWWRQRKIWRKSKA; translated from the coding sequence GTGCAAAAAATTCTTGATTTACTCTTCGGCCGCCGAGCCGCTTTAGTATATATCCTTCTATTTGCCGCCGCTGTAGGGGTGGCCACCTTTGTAGAAAACGATTATGGTACGGATAGTGCCCAAAAGGTGATTTACCAATCTACCTGGTTTGAGCTGCTCCTCTTTTTGTTTTCCGGCGCTATTGTGAAAAACGTATTGGACTTCCGATTAATACAGCGGAAGATGTGGGCAGTGCTCACCTTTCACCTAGCGATATTGGTAATCTTACTCGGAGCAGGTATTACCCGCTTTAGCGGTTTTGAAGGTATGATGCACATTCGTGAAGGCGAGCAGAGCAATCAATACCTTTCTACGGAGGGATATCTCAAATTACGCTTTACCAAAGACAATCGCGAGTATCTCATTGAAGAGCCAGTTTTATGGTCATCTCTGGGCTCCAATGATTTTTCAGAAACCTATCAGCTTAATAATGAGAAGGTAAATCTTAGAGTTAAGGAGGTTTATATCAATCCCGAGTACGAGATGGAAGCCGCCGATCAAGGGGAGCCCATTATCAAAGTAGTATTTGGCTCGGATGCTGGTCGGAATGAGTATTACCTGCATTACAATTCGCAGCGTCGTTTAGGAGGGGTGCCCTTTTACTTCGGTCCTGGTATTATGCCCAATCATTTCAATATTGATTTGGATAGTGAGGGGCGAGCTATGGTTACAAGCGCTGAAGCCTATAGCTATATGCGCATGGCAGACCGCAGCATGCACGATGTACCTGCAGATACGGCCACAGAATTAGCCTTGCGAAGTTTATACCGTTGGGGCGGATCCGCCTTTGTATTCGGCGATTATCAGAAATCAGCCCGTCTCAAACGTTCGGAAGGAAGCTTAAAAATCCAATCTTCATCTACCATCGGAATTTTGCTTGAGGTGCAGAAAGGGGAGCAAGTCGAAGAAGTATATATCGAAGGATTCAAAGGTTATCCCGGTAAAGCTGAAATGGTAGATTTGGGTAGCATGCAATTGGCCTTGTCTTATGGCTCCAAAGTGCGTGAATTGCCTTTCAGTATTAAGCTATACGATTTCCAGATGGAGCGTTATCCTGGAACCAATTCACCGGCATCTTATGCCAGCGAAGTACAGGTATTAGATCCAAGGGGCGGGAAGGAATTTGACTTCCGTATATACATGAATCACATTCTGAATTATGGCGGATATCGCTTTTTCCAATCCTCTTATGATCGCGATGAAACCGGAACCTACCTTTCGGTGAACCATGATTTTTGGGGCACCTGGATTACCTATTTAGGATATACTCTGCTAACCATAGGAATGTTATGGAGCTTGGTTGCCCGGAACACTCGCTTTGCCCAATTATCAAAACAGATTCGTGAGTTAAGAGCGCGGCGTTCTGCGACCTTAGTCTTGATTTTGGCCACGGCCTTTGGCATGCAGGCCCAAACTGAATTGGAATCGGAATTACATGCCGTTTCGAAGGAACATGCCAGTGTATTCAGTACCGTATTGGTTCAGGATATCAATGGCCGGATGAAGCCGATGCATACCTTGAGCAGAGAGGTTTTACGGAAACTTACCGGAAAAGAAAGCTATCGTGGTCTGGATGCTGATCAAGTCCTATTAAGTGTTTGGGCTAATAATCAGGAATGGTATGGGGAACCTATGATCAAATTGCCCTTTCATCCTCGATTTGCCGAAATGGGTTTTACAGAAAAACTCCAAGCTTATAAAGCCTTCTTTAATACCGATGGATCTTACAAACTCGCTGATGAGGTTCAAAAGGCTAATTCTGTGATAGACAAGGAAAAAGGAACTTGGGAAAAGGCCCTATTGAAATTGGATGAGAAGATTAATATCTTCAATATGATGCTCTCCGGTTATCTCTTGCGCATTGTGCCTTTGGAAGGAGATATCAATAATACCTGGGTGTCTGATTACAGTCATGGTGAGCAGAGTTCTATTGTGGCAGACAAGCTTTTCCCGGCTTATTTAGCGGCCCTCAATAATGGAATGCAATCCGGCGATTATAAGGTGGCGAATACCATCATCAGTGAGTTGATGAAGTATCAAAATGCCCAGGATCCCGAAATCTTGCCTTCCAATACCCAGCGTAAATTGGAAATCTTCTTGAATGAATTGAAGGTCTTTAATAGACTGGCATTGGTTTATACCTTGCTAGGCCTGGCCTTTTTACTACTCTTGTTTTTACAGGTATTTAGACCGAAGAACAGTTTTTCCAAACTGCATCTGGTCCTTTTAATCTTGATGTTTGCGGCTTTCTTCTTCCATACTTTAGGATTGGGCTTGCGTTGGTATGTTTCCGGTCGTGCGCCTTGGAGTAATGGTTATGAGAGTATGATATACATCGCCTGGACCGGAACTTTGGCGGGATTGATTTTCAGCCGTAAGTCGAGTGGAGCCTTGGCCGCTACCAATGTTCTTAGTGGTGTGGTGTTGTTAATCGCAATGTTGAGTTATCTCAATCCGGAGATTACGCCTCTGGTACCCGTATTACGTTCGTATTGGCTAACTATTCACGTATCTCTGGAAGCGGGATCCTATGGCTTCTTAATGCTTGGAGCCTTAATTGGGGTGATCAATTTGCTTCTAATGATATTCTTGAATCAGGAGAATAAAAAACGCGTGCGCGATATTGTATCGGAAATGACCAAACTCAGTGAGATGACCTTGATTGGCGGTCTCTTTATGTTGAGCATCGGAACCTATTTAGGTGGGGTTTGGGCCAATGAAAGTTGGGGCCGATATTGGGGTTGGGATGCTAAAGAAACCTGGGCCTTAGTGTCGATATTGGTCTATGCCTTTATTCTGCACATGCGCTTTTTACCTGGCTTAAAGAGTCATTTTGCCTTCAACTTTGCGACCCTGTTTGGTTTGGCCTCCATTATTATGACCTATTACGGAGTAAATTATTACCTCTCCGGATTGCATAGTTATGCTGCAGGCGATCCGGTGCCGGTGCCAGCCTGGGTATATTATTCCATTGCTAGCTTAGTATTGATAAGCGCTTTGGCCTGGTGGCGTCAACGAAAGATTTGGCGCAAGTCTAAAGCTTAA
- a CDS encoding ORF6N domain-containing protein: MHIPEELILAKIYEIRGQKVMIDRDLAQLYGVPTKVLKQAVRRKLFRFPEDFMFEMSDTEFQFWRSQIVTSSKASRGLRYAPFCFTEQGVTMLSCVLNSDQAVKVNIQIIRIFVKMRNMIQQHQEILKDLEEIRNSVSSHDEQIELIFQYIQKLEAQKTEPRNKIGYKQEP, translated from the coding sequence ATGCATATTCCTGAAGAACTAATCCTGGCAAAGATCTATGAGATCCGTGGGCAGAAGGTCATGATCGATCGAGACCTGGCCCAGCTCTATGGTGTCCCCACTAAGGTTTTAAAGCAGGCCGTTCGAAGAAAGCTATTTCGATTTCCAGAGGATTTCATGTTTGAAATGTCCGATACGGAGTTTCAATTTTGGAGGTCACAAATTGTGACCTCCAGCAAAGCGAGCCGGGGCCTGCGATACGCGCCATTTTGCTTTACTGAACAAGGCGTTACCATGCTCTCTTGCGTCCTGAATTCTGATCAGGCCGTAAAGGTGAACATTCAAATAATCCGAATCTTCGTGAAGATGCGGAATATGATCCAGCAGCATCAAGAAATTTTAAAAGACTTGGAGGAAATTCGAAATTCAGTAAGCAGTCATGATGAGCAGATTGAACTGATCTTCCAGTATATACAAAAGCTAGAGGCCCAGAAAACTGAGCCTCGAAATAAGATTGGATATAAGCAGGAGCCCTAG
- a CDS encoding LOG family protein: protein MAKSDDQLQRAFEPKSWNEIRTNDSWGIFKIMSEFVNGYESMARMGPCVSIFGSARTKPDSPYFKLAEEIAYKLTQSGFGIITGGGPGIMEAGNKGAKEGKGNSVGLNIDLPMEQQPNPYIDPDKSLDFDYFFVRKVIFVKYSQGFVVMPGGFGTLDELFEALTLIQTYKIGRFPIVLVGTKFWGGLIEWIKTTLLEAENNISAKDLELFKIVDSADEAVEVIEDFYLKYMLKPNF, encoded by the coding sequence ATGGCTAAATCTGATGATCAGCTTCAAAGGGCTTTTGAGCCGAAAAGCTGGAACGAAATACGCACCAACGATTCTTGGGGCATCTTTAAAATTATGAGTGAATTCGTTAATGGATACGAATCTATGGCCCGCATGGGACCTTGTGTATCTATTTTCGGATCAGCTCGCACCAAGCCCGACAGCCCCTATTTTAAATTGGCTGAGGAAATTGCCTATAAGCTCACTCAAAGTGGTTTTGGGATTATCACCGGCGGTGGTCCAGGCATAATGGAAGCAGGAAATAAAGGCGCCAAGGAAGGAAAAGGAAATTCGGTAGGTCTGAATATCGACCTGCCCATGGAGCAGCAGCCTAATCCTTATATCGATCCAGATAAAAGCCTGGACTTCGATTATTTCTTTGTTCGTAAGGTGATCTTCGTGAAATACTCTCAGGGCTTTGTAGTAATGCCTGGTGGCTTTGGCACCTTGGATGAACTCTTTGAGGCCCTTACTCTTATTCAGACTTACAAAATCGGACGATTCCCAATCGTTCTGGTTGGCACCAAATTTTGGGGCGGCTTAATTGAATGGATTAAAACCACCCTATTGGAAGCTGAAAACAACATTAGCGCCAAGGACTTGGAGCTCTTTAAAATAGTGGATTCCGCTGATGAAGCAGTAGAAGTAATTGAAGACTTCTACCTGAAATATATGCTGAAACCCAACTTCTAG
- the uvrA gene encoding excinuclease ABC subunit UvrA, which translates to MLEFEIFPLESDTIEVLGARVHNLKDLDVEIPRDELVVITGLSGSGKSSLAFDTIYAEGQRRYIETFSAYARQFLGNMDRPDVDKINGLSPVISIEQKTTSKNPRSTVGTVTEIYDFLRLLYARASTAYSYETGEEMVSYTQEQIKNLIIERFADQRVYLLAPLIRSRKGHYRELFASVAKQGFLKVRVDGEIKDITHGMRLDRYKTHDIELVIDRLRVDAKDEKRLMESIQTALSQGSGVLMVQVFEEPKVHFFSRNLMCPTTGIAYPEPEPNTFSFNSPKGACPKCNGLGIVSEIDLDKVIPNPNKSIKQGGLAPLGEFKANWIFNQIEIIGDRYGFKLSTPIKDIPKEGLDTVLYGADEVFEVPNKTLGITRKYSLKFEGVVNFISQQSEETKSRNIKRWAEGFMNEVTCHECNGDRLRKESRHFKIDGKSIADLARMDIESLQQWLASAEASMSEQQRRIGTEIIKELSTRSSFLLNVGLNYLSLNRPAKSLSGGEAQRIRLATQIGSQLVNVLYILDEPSIGLHQRDNEKLIQSLKELRDLGNSVIVVEHDRDMIEEADFILDIGPGAGRHGGEIVAQGDLADIMNSNSVTAQYLNGQLEISVPEKRREGNGKFIELKGATGNNLKKVNLNLPLGQLVVVTGVSGSGKSTLINETLYPAISKHFYQSVKEPLPYKSLKGLEHIDKVIDIDQSPIGRTPRSNPATYTGVLSNIRDLFANLPEAKVRGYKPGRFSFNVKGGRCETCEGAGIRVIEMNFLPDVYVDCETCQGKRFNRETLEVRYKGKSIADVLDMSINRAVQFFESIPKIYQKLKTLQDVGLGYITLGQQSTTLSGGEAQRVKLATELSKRDTGKTLYILDEPTTGLHFEDVRVLMEVLNKLVDRGNTVLIIEHNLDVIKLADHLVDIGPEGGAKGGTVVFSGSPEEMVKKNIGHTARFLEIELKRNSNG; encoded by the coding sequence TTGCTCGAATTTGAAATCTTCCCTTTGGAATCAGATACAATTGAAGTACTCGGTGCACGGGTACACAACCTGAAAGACCTTGATGTTGAGATTCCCCGCGACGAATTGGTTGTGATTACCGGCCTGAGTGGCAGCGGAAAATCATCATTAGCCTTCGACACTATTTACGCCGAAGGACAGCGTCGTTATATCGAAACTTTCTCTGCCTATGCCCGCCAGTTTTTGGGCAATATGGATCGGCCGGATGTGGATAAAATCAATGGCCTGAGTCCGGTAATTTCGATTGAACAAAAGACGACTAGTAAGAATCCTCGCTCTACCGTAGGAACGGTAACCGAGATATACGATTTCTTACGTCTACTTTACGCTCGCGCTTCCACCGCCTATTCTTATGAAACCGGCGAAGAAATGGTGAGCTATACCCAGGAGCAGATTAAGAACCTCATTATTGAGCGATTTGCAGATCAGCGCGTTTACCTCCTAGCCCCATTAATCCGCAGTCGTAAAGGTCATTACCGCGAGCTATTTGCCTCGGTGGCCAAGCAGGGTTTTTTGAAGGTTCGCGTGGATGGTGAAATAAAAGATATTACCCATGGGATGCGATTGGATCGTTATAAAACCCATGACATTGAGTTGGTTATTGATCGCTTACGCGTAGATGCTAAGGATGAAAAGCGCTTGATGGAATCTATTCAAACTGCCCTTTCACAAGGAAGCGGTGTTTTGATGGTTCAGGTTTTTGAAGAACCCAAAGTGCATTTCTTTAGCCGCAACTTAATGTGTCCTACAACTGGAATCGCCTATCCGGAGCCAGAACCTAATACCTTCTCATTTAACAGTCCCAAAGGAGCTTGCCCAAAATGCAATGGCTTGGGTATTGTAAGTGAGATTGACCTAGATAAGGTTATTCCCAATCCCAATAAAAGTATCAAACAAGGAGGCCTCGCGCCTTTAGGGGAATTTAAAGCGAATTGGATTTTCAATCAGATTGAGATTATTGGGGATCGCTATGGCTTCAAATTAAGCACCCCCATTAAGGATATTCCCAAAGAAGGCTTAGACACGGTTCTTTATGGAGCCGATGAAGTTTTCGAAGTGCCCAATAAAACCTTAGGCATCACGCGCAAGTACAGCCTCAAATTTGAAGGGGTAGTAAATTTCATCTCTCAGCAATCTGAGGAAACCAAAAGCCGCAATATTAAACGCTGGGCAGAAGGCTTCATGAATGAAGTAACCTGCCATGAATGCAATGGCGATCGCTTGCGCAAAGAGTCGCGCCATTTTAAAATTGATGGCAAGAGCATTGCCGACCTCGCCCGCATGGATATTGAAAGCCTTCAGCAATGGTTAGCTTCCGCTGAAGCCTCAATGAGCGAACAACAAAGGCGTATTGGCACCGAAATTATCAAGGAACTCAGTACCCGTAGTAGCTTCCTCTTAAATGTAGGCCTAAATTACCTCAGCTTAAACAGACCGGCCAAATCACTTTCCGGTGGAGAGGCCCAGCGAATTCGTTTGGCAACCCAAATTGGCTCCCAATTAGTGAACGTGCTTTACATTTTAGATGAGCCCAGTATTGGTCTGCATCAAAGAGATAATGAAAAGCTTATTCAGTCACTTAAAGAATTGCGAGACTTAGGCAATTCTGTGATCGTGGTAGAACACGACCGGGATATGATTGAGGAAGCTGATTTCATTTTAGACATTGGTCCGGGCGCTGGTCGCCATGGTGGCGAAATTGTTGCTCAAGGAGACCTGGCCGATATCATGAATAGCAATAGCGTTACCGCTCAATACCTTAATGGTCAGCTTGAAATTAGCGTTCCCGAAAAACGCCGCGAAGGAAATGGGAAGTTCATTGAGCTTAAAGGTGCCACTGGAAACAATCTTAAAAAGGTAAACCTCAATTTACCTTTAGGGCAGTTAGTCGTGGTTACCGGGGTTTCCGGTTCAGGTAAATCGACCTTAATCAACGAAACTCTGTATCCGGCGATATCCAAACACTTTTATCAATCGGTAAAAGAACCCCTACCCTACAAAAGCTTGAAGGGACTGGAACATATTGATAAAGTTATTGATATCGATCAAAGTCCGATTGGACGAACTCCGCGCTCCAATCCAGCGACCTATACCGGCGTTCTCTCCAATATCCGCGACCTCTTTGCCAATTTACCCGAAGCAAAAGTTCGGGGTTATAAGCCCGGCAGATTTAGTTTTAATGTAAAAGGTGGACGCTGTGAAACCTGTGAAGGCGCTGGAATTCGAGTGATCGAAATGAACTTCCTACCGGATGTTTATGTTGATTGTGAGACTTGTCAGGGTAAGCGATTTAATCGGGAAACTTTGGAAGTGCGCTACAAAGGAAAAAGTATTGCTGATGTACTCGATATGAGCATCAATAGGGCGGTACAATTCTTTGAAAGCATTCCAAAAATTTACCAGAAGCTTAAAACTTTACAAGATGTTGGCTTGGGCTATATAACCCTAGGGCAACAATCAACCACTCTTTCAGGCGGTGAGGCTCAGCGAGTTAAGCTAGCCACTGAGCTCAGTAAACGAGACACTGGTAAAACCCTGTACATTTTAGACGAACCTACCACAGGTTTACATTTTGAAGATGTGCGAGTTTTAATGGAAGTTTTAAATAAATTGGTAGACCGTGGGAACACCGTTCTCATTATTGAACATAACCTGGATGTAATTAAGCTGGCCGACCACCTAGTGGATATCGGCCCCGAAGGAGGCGCAAAAGGAGGTACCGTGGTGTTTTCTGGTAGCCCGGAAGAAATGGTAAAAAAGAACATTGGCCATACCGCTCGCTTCCTCGAAATAGAACTAAAACGAAATAGCAATGGCTAA
- a CDS encoding glycoside hydrolase family 3 N-terminal domain-containing protein — translation MSLDEKLGQLFMVAAYSNKGPEHEREIQQLVKEEHIGGLIFFQGSPKEQARLTNLYQLNSSTPLMIAMDAEWGLAMRLPETFKFPWPITLGALQDTVLAYEYGKAIGEHCKTLGVHINFAPVVDINTNPKNPIIGARSFGEDPEHVTRIAAAVMRGMQSVHVLAVAKHFPGHGDTDSDSHKTLPSVSHPMDRLEKVELYPYKNISKSGLGGVMVAHLNVPAIDPSGKPSSLSPATLKLLREQIGFDGLTFTDALNMQGVARDYKPGMVDLEAIKAGNDVLVFSQDVKLAKAKIKEALKAGLIDTAHINASVKRILAAKYWMGLSTKTHIEGSTLATKLLREKDQILNHNIFAEAQTLLINKNKTLPVKKLADLKIACVTAGNEVSPYFAEMLKKYTQVEYFDYTNKNEEEIIAALADYDYVVLGLYTSNANPWKSYKISSEIRRFTRRIALQNKLIITLFANPYSLLDFPEARDAEALLMAYQNDPDAESVAAQIIFGALGAKGRLPVSAGEPFEVGFGLNTQAIGRLGYHYPGAVGLDVNTLNRIDGIVKEAMNQGATPGAQVLIARKGQVIYHKNFGYIDSKKKTPVRSEHLYDLASITKIAVSVPLLMSLVEEGKINLDKTLGYYLPEAKGTNKEDLVLREILAHQSGLKPWIPFYLETLDQGKYKEGYYGKERSFDYPNVVSEGLYSQRYMRDTILKRILDSDLLPTKEYRYSDLGYYLFMQIIERMEGQPLDELIHEKLYEPLGANTMVYHPLQIFPIDLIVPTEDDKTFRRSLIRGYVHDQGAALLGGVAGHAGLFSTANDLAKLMQMYMQKGEYAGVRYFDSVTVNEFIRCQYCQTKNRRGIGFDKPQLEGPGPTCGCVSDRSFGHSGFTGTLAWADPDEQIVYIFLSNRVNPDAENRKLLSLSTRTKIQEVIYEAIQNDDPATALIGLAP, via the coding sequence ATGTCTTTGGATGAAAAACTGGGACAATTGTTTATGGTGGCGGCCTATTCCAATAAAGGGCCGGAGCATGAACGCGAAATCCAGCAATTGGTGAAAGAGGAGCATATTGGGGGATTAATCTTTTTTCAGGGAAGCCCTAAGGAACAAGCGCGTTTAACCAACCTCTATCAGTTGAACAGTAGCACTCCTCTCATGATTGCCATGGATGCAGAGTGGGGTTTGGCCATGCGTTTACCGGAGACTTTTAAATTTCCATGGCCCATTACCCTGGGGGCATTACAAGACACAGTATTGGCTTATGAATATGGTAAGGCAATTGGTGAGCATTGCAAAACTCTGGGCGTTCATATCAATTTTGCTCCGGTAGTGGATATCAATACCAATCCTAAGAATCCCATTATTGGAGCACGTTCATTTGGAGAGGACCCTGAGCATGTTACTCGAATCGCCGCTGCAGTTATGCGGGGCATGCAATCTGTACATGTGTTGGCAGTAGCTAAGCATTTCCCCGGTCATGGGGATACCGATTCGGATTCGCATAAGACTCTTCCTTCGGTGAGCCATCCTATGGATAGATTGGAAAAGGTGGAGCTATACCCCTATAAAAATATCAGTAAGAGTGGCTTGGGAGGCGTAATGGTGGCGCATCTAAATGTTCCGGCTATCGACCCTAGTGGAAAGCCCAGCTCCTTAAGTCCAGCGACCTTAAAATTATTACGGGAGCAAATCGGTTTTGATGGATTAACCTTTACCGATGCTTTGAATATGCAAGGCGTGGCTCGCGATTATAAACCTGGCATGGTTGACTTGGAAGCCATCAAAGCCGGAAATGATGTATTGGTTTTTAGTCAAGATGTGAAATTGGCCAAAGCCAAGATTAAGGAAGCTTTAAAAGCAGGTTTGATCGATACGGCCCACATTAATGCCAGCGTAAAAAGGATATTAGCCGCAAAGTATTGGATGGGCCTAAGTACCAAGACCCATATCGAAGGCAGTACTTTGGCAACTAAGCTCTTACGTGAAAAAGATCAGATTCTAAATCACAATATTTTTGCTGAAGCACAAACCTTATTAATCAATAAAAACAAAACTCTGCCAGTTAAAAAGCTGGCGGATCTTAAGATTGCCTGTGTAACCGCCGGTAATGAGGTAAGCCCCTATTTTGCTGAGATGTTGAAAAAGTACACTCAGGTAGAGTACTTTGATTATACCAACAAAAATGAGGAGGAAATTATCGCCGCCCTGGCGGATTACGATTATGTAGTTCTGGGTTTATATACCTCCAATGCCAATCCCTGGAAGTCCTATAAAATCAGTTCTGAAATTCGTCGTTTTACCCGTCGAATTGCCCTGCAAAACAAATTGATCATAACCCTATTTGCCAATCCCTATTCCTTATTGGATTTTCCGGAAGCGCGTGATGCCGAAGCATTATTGATGGCCTATCAAAATGATCCCGATGCCGAAAGTGTAGCCGCGCAAATCATTTTCGGAGCTTTGGGAGCCAAAGGTCGATTGCCCGTTTCTGCCGGGGAGCCCTTCGAAGTAGGCTTTGGATTAAACACGCAAGCCATCGGTCGTTTAGGTTATCATTATCCAGGGGCGGTGGGCCTCGATGTGAATACCTTAAATCGCATTGATGGCATTGTAAAAGAAGCGATGAATCAAGGGGCAACCCCTGGAGCGCAGGTGCTTATCGCCCGCAAGGGACAGGTAATTTACCATAAGAACTTTGGTTATATCGATTCAAAAAAAAAGACTCCGGTACGCTCGGAGCATCTTTATGATTTAGCGAGTATTACCAAAATCGCGGTAAGCGTACCCCTTTTAATGTCATTAGTAGAAGAGGGGAAAATAAATCTCGACAAAACCTTAGGTTACTACCTTCCAGAAGCAAAGGGAACCAATAAAGAAGATTTGGTGTTACGGGAAATTCTGGCCCACCAAAGCGGTTTAAAACCTTGGATTCCCTTCTATTTAGAAACCTTGGACCAAGGAAAGTATAAGGAAGGTTATTACGGTAAGGAACGCAGTTTTGACTATCCCAATGTGGTGAGTGAAGGGCTTTACAGTCAGCGCTATATGCGCGATACGATATTAAAAAGGATACTCGATTCTGACTTACTTCCCACTAAGGAATACCGCTATTCGGATTTGGGTTATTACCTCTTTATGCAGATCATCGAAAGGATGGAAGGGCAGCCCTTGGATGAATTGATCCACGAAAAGCTCTATGAACCATTGGGTGCCAATACCATGGTGTATCATCCTTTGCAGATATTCCCGATTGATTTAATTGTACCTACCGAAGATGATAAGACCTTTCGGAGATCATTGATTCGTGGTTATGTGCATGATCAGGGAGCCGCATTATTAGGTGGTGTAGCTGGGCATGCCGGACTATTCAGTACTGCGAATGATTTAGCCAAATTGATGCAGATGTACATGCAGAAGGGCGAATATGCCGGAGTGCGATATTTCGATTCGGTAACCGTAAATGAATTTATTCGTTGTCAGTATTGCCAAACCAAGAACCGCCGGGGTATTGGTTTCGATAAACCCCAATTAGAAGGCCCCGGACCTACCTGCGGTTGCGTTTCAGATCGTAGCTTTGGCCACAGCGGATTTACTGGTACCTTAGCCTGGGCCGATCCTGATGAGCAAATAGTCTATATTTTTCTATCGAATCGGGTGAATCCGGATGCTGAAAACCGAAAACTTTTAAGTTTATCAACTCGCACCAAAATTCAAGAAGTAATCTATGAAGCGATTCAAAACGACGACCCTGCTACTGCTCTCATTGGCTTGGCTCCCTGA
- a CDS encoding toxin-antitoxin system YwqK family antitoxin produces the protein MKRFKTTTLLLLSLAWLPEGLQAQENQKPNPTDTTIVNFHPNGIPSELISYDQNGLEDGVHFNYRQTGSIAKMENFSHGKLHGPFMRVNNRGKISEEGKFENGLEQGLFTKYYSDGKKQEQATYKDGKKNGKAIWYYTNENMSTMLNYEDDILQGEAKSFYKSGEVKSVYTYENNKKEGLYREYYQDGKLKVEGNYKDDKEDGKWTYYAEDGSVLKTEKYRKGELR, from the coding sequence ATGAAGCGATTCAAAACGACGACCCTGCTACTGCTCTCATTGGCTTGGCTCCCTGAGGGTCTTCAAGCACAAGAAAATCAAAAGCCAAATCCTACTGATACTACCATTGTAAACTTCCATCCCAATGGAATTCCATCGGAATTGATCTCCTACGATCAAAACGGTTTGGAAGATGGTGTACACTTTAATTATCGCCAAACAGGAAGCATTGCCAAGATGGAGAATTTCAGCCATGGCAAGCTGCATGGTCCATTTATGCGCGTGAATAATCGAGGTAAGATTAGCGAAGAGGGAAAATTTGAAAATGGCCTGGAGCAAGGACTTTTCACCAAGTATTATTCCGACGGTAAAAAGCAAGAGCAGGCTACTTATAAGGATGGTAAGAAGAATGGTAAAGCCATTTGGTACTACACCAATGAGAATATGAGCACCATGCTCAATTATGAAGATGATATCCTTCAAGGTGAAGCCAAGAGTTTCTATAAAAGTGGTGAGGTAAAATCAGTTTACACTTACGAAAACAATAAGAAGGAAGGCCTTTACCGTGAGTATTATCAAGATGGTAAACTCAAGGTAGAAGGGAATTACAAGGACGATAAAGAAGACGGCAAATGGACCTATTATGCAGAAGATGGTTCCGTGCTGAAAACTGAAAAATACCGGAAGGGAGAATTACGCTAA